AGCTGGAACTGGTCGATGAGGCGCTGGAGGGGGTATTGCTGCCCACGGAATTGTTGCGCTGACGCTGCAGTTGCACCTGCACTtgatgctggtgctgctgctgctggtgctcctgctgctgttgcatctcctgctcctgctggtgcACAGGCGCTGGCACGCTCCTGGCAATAGTTTCCTGATCACCCAGACTTCGACTGCGCGTCACATGGTTGCGAGTCGTGGGggaactgctgctggtgttgctgctgctcggATTATCAATGGTGTTGTTGCGCTGCATTGTGGCGCCGGCAGAGTGACGGGAGCCAGCGCTGAACACATTGTCCAGCTCTGGATTAACCTCCTCGGCTGAGTAAATGCTTTGATTGGAGCCGGCGCTCTCCTGTATCACATCGTTTTCGGAGGCACGGAACTCGAACAGCTCCGACTCCTTTGTCTTTTCCGGTATCTCGATCTGCTCCTCCTCCACGGACGACATATTCATGAGAAACACGCTGCGCAATATCTGCCGCAAGTCGGAGGCAAAGTTCGTCTGCAGCTGATCGGCAACGCCAGCAATGCACACGAATAGACGATGCAGTAGATTTTCGGTGCTCCTGGGAAACAGAGATTTAAGGGTTATTGGAGAAATTCCATTACAAAGCAAATAAAACTCACTTGAACTTGAGGCGGGCCGTGGTGTTGCGCATCGCAATCGATACATCGTCGGAGAGCGAGGATGCGGCACTAGTGTCGCCACTGGCCAGGCCCTGCTCCTGCTGTTCCACCTCCACGGTGGCCTCCATGCTGCATCGCTTACGTCCGCTGCGTGTCAGACGATGTGGATGCGGTTGATGATGGTGTGGCTGGTGTTGCAGCTGTTGCTGGTGCGTCGAGTGATggtgatgatggtggtggcGATGATGATGGCGatgactgtgactgtgactgtgactatGCCGTTGGCGGCTGCTCTGGAGGGTCTgctgttcctgctgctgctgctgttcctgtTCCTCTGTCGATTTGATTGTCTCTCCTTGGTCTCTGTGTGGTTCGCTGTCATCGCTGCTGGCTATACGCAGCCGCTGCAATGCAGCGCTCGTACTGggctcctcctcgtcctccttTCTGtgaccctgctgctgctgctgctgctgctgctgctgctgctgctgctgctgctgctgctcttgctgctgctgctgctgctgctgctcttgctgctgctgctgctcttgctGCTGGTCCCCCGTTCCGTACTCATCATCATCTTCGCTGGCCACGAAGTTATCCGTGAGTGGAACCTGTTGCGGTTGCAGTAGATTTCCCAGATTCGTGTTGGGTATAAGATACCCAGAGGCACAATCCGCGGCCACAATGTCTTTGAGCAGCTGCTCCTCATCTGTATCATCCTCTGTATCCTCCAGttcgtcctcctcctcatcctcatcttcgTCATCGCCGTCTGACCAATCGGCTGGGGGATGTGTAGAGTTGCTGCTGGCCGCCGACGATGTCGTGGAGGCAATCGAATGCGAGGGCGTTGGCGATGGTGCCGGCGATGCTGTGGGCGTACTGCTGGCCGATAGCGACAACATGGACGGAGAGCGTGGCGGCAACGTCGTTGATTCGTTGCTATTCTGctgattgttgttgttattcCGCTGATCTACCAGTCGCTCCACAGTTCCAGCACCACTGCCagggccagtgccagtgccactgctgctgctgctgctgctcttgttgttgttgttattgttgctgctCGTTGTCGGAGTGGAGCTATGCTCTGGAGTGGGTGCCTCTATGCTGCTGGAGCCCACAGGCACCTGAAAGGCAGAGAAAAACACCATTAAAAAACCATAAATAAAAGATATATCCGTAGGATTCCAACCTTTGTGTTGATATCCTCATTGGTGCACAAGAGTTTC
This region of Drosophila miranda strain MSH22 chromosome 2, D.miranda_PacBio2.1, whole genome shotgun sequence genomic DNA includes:
- the LOC108155604 gene encoding lateral signaling target protein 2 homolog gives rise to the protein MDTFRKWLNKPKADDKSLLARFFHADRSLTAVASELDSFDGRAEPDRCSRLVSRLRQNQDKVLSITNLIMEELLGEDRDPRAFRAKFPEEVLQENLAGQLWFGAECLAAGSSIMNREVESKEMRPLAQAVTKSLGNVRVLLRDQCLRNNVPNSKTLHLDLNDYTTEQLYESLKIFDRLFAEFELSYVSAMVQVKSRHEYEMQQWIGVLFSETLQRALKIGLLDQDMVDAFDPGLMFSIPRLAIVAGLVVYAKGPLDMDMPGDQLSEMFRPFRTILIKIRDLLRNLNNQELYQLEKLLCTNEDINTKVPVGSSSIEAPTPEHSSTPTTSSNNNNNNKSSSSSSSGTGTGPGSGAGTVERLVDQRNNNNNQQNSNESTTLPPRSPSMLSLSASSTPTASPAPSPTPSHSIASTTSSAASSNSTHPPADWSDGDDEDEDEEEDELEDTEDDTDEEQLLKDIVAADCASGYLIPNTNLGNLLQPQQVPLTDNFVASEDDDEYGTGDQQQEQQQQQEQQQQQQQQEQQQQQQQQQQQQQQQQQGHRKEDEEEPSTSAALQRLRIASSDDSEPHRDQGETIKSTEEQEQQQQQEQQTLQSSRQRHSHSHSHSHRHHHRHHHHHHHSTHQQQLQHQPHHHQPHPHRLTRSGRKRCSMEATVEVEQQEQGLASGDTSAASSLSDDVSIAMRNTTARLKFKSTENLLHRLFVCIAGVADQLQTNFASDLRQILRSVFLMNMSSVEEEQIEIPEKTKESELFEFRASENDVIQESAGSNQSIYSAEEVNPELDNVFSAGSRHSAGATMQRNNTIDNPSSSNTSSSSPTTRNHVTRSRSLGDQETIARSVPAPVHQQEQEMQQQQEHQQQQHQHQVQVQLQRQRNNSVGSNTPSSASSTSSSSEQNSPVSTRNGSSRRRLQSNNETQMPSSTSTATAAATLAPPAWIPDGKAPRCMSCQTPFTAFRRRHHCRNCGGVFCGVCSNATAPLPKYGLTKAVRVCRECYVREVQVRSSSTTTTSVSVNVGVQMQSQAGRVQTATAS